GGACCAAGGGCGAGAGGGTACCGGTAGGGGCCGTAGTAGCCCTGCAGAACCGCTTCCAGACTTGGGACACGAACTGTGGTCCTCGGTCAGAGACCAAGTCGAGGGGGATGCCATGGAGCCGAACCACGTGCTTGATCAACAGTTTTGCCGTCTCCAATGCAGATGGCAACTTTGATAAGGCCACGAAATGGCCAAGTTTTGAAAATCTGTCTGTTACGGTCAGAATCTCAGTGTTACCTCTTGACACCGGCAGCCCCGTGATGAAGTCCATGGCAATGTGGGACCAAGGGCGAGAGGGTACCGGTAGGGGCCGTAGTAGCCCAGCAGGGGCTTGGTGGGACGCCTTTCCACAGGCACATGCGACACAAGCCCTCACAAAGTCTGAGACGTCTTTACTGAGTTCCGGCCACCAGAACCGTTGTTCCACCAGGTATTGCGTGCGGTGGACTCCAGGATGGCACGCGAGGTTGGACTCATGTCCCCATTGTAGAACATCCGGGCGTACCTGAGGGGGCACAAACAATTTCCCAGGAGGAACCTCTTCCGGTACTTGGCCAGTGCGTCGGTAACTTTCCGTTCGATAGTCCATTGCAATGCTCCCACGATGCAGCGTTCGGGCAGAATAGGTTCAGGAACCATGGGTTCTGTGGCGTGGTCATAGATGCGTGACAGGGCATCTGGCTTCTGATTCAGAGTTCCCCTGCGATAAGTCAGCACAAAGTCAAAACGAGTAAAAAACAGAGCCCATCTTGCCTGCCGTGGGTTCTTTCTTTTGGCTGCACGAATATATTCCAGGTTCTTTTGGTCTGTGTAGATGATGAATTGTTCCTTCgctccctccagccagtgtctccactcccGTAGAGCCAGTACGATGGCCAGAAGTTCGCGGTTCCCAACGTCATAGTTGACCTCTGCAGGGCTAAGCTTCTTTGAGAAGAACGCGCAGGGGTGCAGCCTCTGGTCATCCGGGGAGCGTTGGGaaaggaccgcccccactcctgaactgGATGCGtcgacctcgaccacaaaagaaaCTTCTGGGTTAGCATGCTTCAACACTGGTGCagtagaaaacaattgttttaattcAGAAAAAGCTAATTCCGCTTCCGGAGTCCACTGGAATGGAACTTTATCAGATGTAAGCCGTGTAAGTGGTTGTGCCCTTTGACTATAGTTTCGGATAAAGCGCCTATAGAAATTAGCAAACCCTAGGAACCTTTGCAGCTGTTTCCTAGACGATGGAGAGGGCCAATCCACCACAGCCTGAATCTTAGCTGGGTCTGCTCTAAGTTGTCCTCTCTCCACTATGAAGCCCAGAAACTGGACCGAGTCTAAGTGAAATTCGCATTTCTCAGCTTTTACATACAACCGGTTCTCCAGTAATCGCTGGAGTACTTTGCGTATGTGAATCCTATGCTCTTTGAGATCGCGCGAAAAATCAGGATGTCGTCAAGATAAACGAAACAGAACTGATCCAGCATATCTCGTAAGACGTCGTTAATTAAATACTGAAACATGGATGGTGCGTTAGTTAGTCCGAACGGCATTACTAGGTATTCGAAATGTCCCAGCGGGGTCTTGAaagcagttttccactcatccccctcccGAATCCGAACCAAGTGGTATGCACTCCGAAGATCAAGTTTTGTAAAAACTGTGGCGGCTTGCAGTGGCGCAAACGCTGAATCAAGCAAGGGCAAGgggtatttattctttttaataATGTCATTGAGACCCTTGTAATCGACACAGGGCCGTAACGACTTATCTTTCTTCTCGACGAAGAAAAACCCTGATCCTACCGGTGAAGTCGACGGACGGATTAAGCCGGCGGCCAAGGAGGAAGAGATATAGTCATGCAAGGCCGCTTGTTCCGGTTCCGAAACCCTGTACAATCTGGAGGTAGGAAGTGGCGCATTAGGAATCAAGTCGATAGCGCAATCGTAGGGTCTATGGGGTGGCAACGACTGGGCTCGGTCCTTACTGAAAACCTTACTAAGATCATGATATTCTCTCGGTACATTGTCAAGGCAGATTGCCTCCGGAAACATAGGCGGAGAGGTAGGTTTATCGCGGTCGGCGGATACTAGACAGTTAGCATGACAGAATTCGCTCCAGTTTTCCAAGGCCGGCTTGGACCAGTCGATCTCTGGATTATGTTTCTTAAGCCACGGAAGTCCCAAAATAATGGGTACCGAACGGgacggcataacaaaaaaacgaagacGCTCCACGTGGTTACCTGACAACCTTAACTCAACCGGAGCCGTAACGTTTTCAATAGCGGCCAGGAGGCGTTCGTCAAGATCCAGCACCTCTTTACATTCCCTAAGGGGTTCTAAGGGACAACCCAACTGTTCAACAATACCAGGATCCATGAAACACTCATCGGCCCCAGAGTCAATAAGCGCTATAACTGTAACAGCATTTCCTGGCCCCGTTACCTCCCCTGGAAGTTCGAGCCTAGTGTGGCTGACAGTTCTAGAACCCACCATACTCTTCTCTACCCCCGTCCGAATGCACTCACGCTGTGGTGTAGATGACGAGGCCGGGGTATCAGCTGGGGCTTGTTGAGAGCGGAGCAGCGTTGTTCCTTGTTGCCCCCGTGAAGCTCTGGCTGGACAGCCGGCGACGCGGTGTCCCACTTGCCCGCAGTAGTAGCAGGCCCCTCTCCGAGATCGGCgcagccgctctgctgggtgaagtCGACCACTCCCGAGTTGCATGGGCTCGTCCGCTACGGCGTCAGTCACGGAATGTGGTCTGGAATCACGGGGCTCGTTGTCGGAATCCCCTGCATACGTCCTCTCCCACACGGATCCAGACATGTCTCTGCGTTGGCTGCTTTGCTCGCAGCCCCGTTCTCGCCGTCTTTCCCGGATACGATTATCCAGTCTAATACTCAGGGCTATGAGTTCTTCCAAGTTCGTGGTTTCGTCGCGAACTGCCAACTCGTCCTTCAATATGGGTGAAAGTCCTCGCCGGAATATACAACGAAGCGCTCGATTGTCAAACCCGCTTTCTGCGGCCAGGATTCTAAAGCCAATAGAATAGTTTGCGACTGATTGCCGCCCCTGCACATAGTCAAGTAACTGgcctccggcctccttccccGTCACAGGATGATCAAACACGCATCTGAATTCACGAACAAAATCGGGGGAGGAAGACCGAAGCTCAGGTGCTGAATTGCTCACGGCCATACTCCAAGAGGCTGCTTGGCCAGTCAAAAGGCTCATAACAAATGCTACCTTGGAGCGATCAAGGGCATACGTAAGCGGTTGTTGGTCAAAAATCAGGGAACAGTGGTGTAAAAAGGTACTGCACATACCGGGTTCCCCTCCGTAACGTGACGGATGTGGCAGAGAAGGCTCGCTAATAGCAACATTAGAAGGCAGCGCCTGCTCCAAGTCAGGAGTCGAGCTAGCTCGGGGAGAAGCGTATGCTTCTGCTTGACCGACCCGGGTCGAAAACTCCCCAAATTGGCAGGCCAGCGTGGAAATCGCCTCCTGCATCTCACGCAGCGATTTGTCATGCTGCCCACCAACTTCCTTTGACTGGCCAAAGCGTGCCGTACCTCTTCCGGgcctgcgggatccatggccaGATTATTCTGTTAAAGGGGGGCCGGGATGGCcggcgagagtggatcccaCAATACGCAGACCAGAGGAAGGTTGATAAAGAATTTATTCCGCTGAGATGCGCGGAAACAAACAGCCGAAAAAGCTGGTCAGACAAccagtacaaaaacaactcaaccgaaaacacttgcaaaaggcaaggagaaaaatagtgattaacgaaaaacacttgcttacaaaaagcaaggattcacaacaaacatcatactacacgaaatagaaagttcaacttaggaaaacgtggccaacagcgcacacgtaaaaggtaacaccacaagtctaggtgagagaacgcaaactaaaatccaaacattctacaaagtacaacaaagggcgacgtagtaatacatgacacgtgaaaaactatgaaagactatgaaaggctatgaaaacgctcgaataaacacttggcagcacagcagtgagcaagatgaataatctggcagtcagcagtagtggcgcagtggcttttaaagtccattgattgtccacgaggaacaggtgcggacattaaggtgggaaacgcccaccaatcacttgggtgctggaaagaaaacaaacagaggcctgagagccaaaccatgacaatACGGAAGCTAGTGcaaataataaatgaggaattatATAAACTACAACAATGGCTTAATGCCAATAAATTGTCTATTAATCTCAACAAGACTAAATTTatgttatttgataaaaaaaggaactaaagaaaatatcagcatacaaatttctaatgtaaatattgaacggGTAAGCCAACACAATGTGTTGGGAATAATTATTGACGAGATGCTTACATGGATTCCTCACataacacagttaaaaaaaactggcaagaagtatatccatcctctacagaacccaaaaatattgagtcaaaaggcactccaaataatctataatgcattgattttgccttatttgacttattgtgttgaaatttggggaaacacctATAAAAGTCGATTGCAGCCGTTGATGGTATTACAGAAAAGAGCAGTAAGAATTATCCATAGTGCTCCatataatgcacacacacacaaattgtttATTGAAGCTAAACTATTGAAATTATATGATCTAATAAACTATAGAACTATTCAGATAATGTATAAGGCGGCCAGACACTGTCTCCCTTATAACTTGCAAACATGCTTCCAGGCAAAGGAAtcgaaatatgatttgagagagAAACTTGTGTTTGTTCAGAGATGTGTTAGAACTACACTGAAGTCATTTTCGATCTCCTGTACGGGTGTAAAATTATGGAATTCATTAGATTTGGGACTAACTGGAACACAGACACGAGttggatttaagaaaaaatataaagaattggTATTAATTAGTTacaatgaagaaaatgtttaacctgTTTTTTGTTCAACTTTTATGTGGGAAAGCAATAACTCTTGTGTTAAAAACAAGGAGGGAGCTTCAACACAGAAATGTAAATACGTCTGACTATGTTGTTGTAGTGCAAGGACATTCAATCTTGAATTatttgaaaacagcatctgtgctgAGTGCTGAGAAAAGGACACTCTGCTCCAAAAACTTTCGACAAACCAGTATGGATCTAATTAGCTGGTCTCTAAGTGCGTTTGACAAAATCTTTTCTACGATGAGACCTGGACCTACTGAGCGTTCATGTCCAAGTGGAACTCAcatgtctggatatgctgaAGATTCCTGGGCTAAGTGGAGACCATTGTGTCTGACAGTTCTGGATTTGGAGGATGTCGAAGATTTGTACCTGCTGGCTGTGCTGGTGGTTATGCTGATGCTGCCTGGGATTGGATTCCACTGGCTGTTTCGTACGCTACGAAACatgtctgatcgccagaagaaTGCAGAGGGAATGGCTGAGGCCACcctgagagccatcactggcgtgcaagccggccgaactaaggcctgtgatgacacttctctggtgaaaaacgaccttgcagcactcaaccttgccatgaacggaatgaggagagacatggccacaaggttgcttgAACTGGAGAAAAAAGTCGCGATGAACCGTTCAAAATGGCTGTGCCATGATGAAGGATTTTCAGGTGAGCAAAAGCCTTCTTTCCCCCCAGCCTCCGTTGATCTTTGTGAAAGATTTCTTAAGATCTTCACTGACAAAATTGTGTCAACCAGAGCCTGTATTGCCCAGCCTTCATTTGATCTAACGACTCCTATGTACTATTCATCTACTTTTGTTCAATTTGAGCCAGTGTCACTCTTATTATTGAAGAATATAGTCAGTAATTTGAAGCCCTCAAGTTCCCCTACCGATGCCATCCCTCCTCGTTTTTTTAAGGAGGTTTTTGACACTCTGGACCACATGTCCTTGAGATAATTAATTATAGCCTTTTTACTGGTACATTACCAGGTGATTTTAAACATGCAGTCGTACGAcctctacttaaaaaaacatttgtgctaATTTCAGGCCCATTTCTAACCTCCCATTTATTTCTAAAATATTGGAGAAGGTTGTTTACTCTCAGTTGTTACCGTTTTTAGAGAAAAATGGTATCACTGAAGTATTTCAGTCTGCTCTTTTGAGGGTATCAAATGATATAATTATATCAACAGACTCTggaaagtttgttgttttggcTCTCCTTGATTTGTCTGCTGCGTTTGATACCGTAGatcatgacattttaatttctCGTCTTGAGCATTATGTGGGCATTCAAGGGGTCA
This portion of the Festucalex cinctus isolate MCC-2025b chromosome 19, RoL_Fcin_1.0, whole genome shotgun sequence genome encodes:
- the LOC144007167 gene encoding uncharacterized protein LOC144007167 isoform X1 — encoded protein: MFKGDSIEEANNLGTACTLTFIAAPTTITFNFSLVLGEVGDIESEGAMFRASIVETADRSCGRKVVDACYSGNPRTHWWTSAVMDAVKLMKESYRAFLACGTPEAADEYQMAKRNAASVVAEAKIQTWEEFGEAMENDFRTASRKFCSTIQRLRRGKQCTIYTVYSGDGVMLTSTRDVVDASSSGVGAVLSQRSPDDQRLHPCAFFSKKLSPAEVNYDVGNRELLAIVLALREWRHWLEGAKEQFIIYTDQKNLEYIRAAKRKNPRQARWALFFTRFDFVLTYRRGTLNQKPDALSRIYDHATEPMVPEPILPERCIVGALQWTIERKVTDALAKYRKRFLLGNCLCPLRYARMFYNGDMSPTSRAILESTARNTWWNNGSGGRNSVKTSQTL
- the LOC144007167 gene encoding uncharacterized protein LOC144007167 isoform X2, which gives rise to MFRASIVETADRSCGRKVVDACYSGNPRTHWWTSAVMDAVKLMKESYRAFLACGTPEAADEYQMAKRNAASVVAEAKIQTWEEFGEAMENDFRTASRKFCSTIQRLRRGKQCTIYTVYSGDGVMLTSTRDVVDASSSGVGAVLSQRSPDDQRLHPCAFFSKKLSPAEVNYDVGNRELLAIVLALREWRHWLEGAKEQFIIYTDQKNLEYIRAAKRKNPRQARWALFFTRFDFVLTYRRGTLNQKPDALSRIYDHATEPMVPEPILPERCIVGALQWTIERKVTDALAKYRKRFLLGNCLCPLRYARMFYNGDMSPTSRAILESTARNTWWNNGSGGRNSVKTSQTL